The Deinococcus wulumuqiensis R12 genome has a window encoding:
- a CDS encoding VRR-NUC domain-containing protein: protein MSESELREYRRRHPHLFPEPPAPAPAPAPSAGLPASATNGYASEADFQDAVVRALVERGWTVWQMYRGSQRGGSVWATKGIPDLFAFRAPGLLLWLELKQPGNRPSPAQLERHEELRRAGLPITVAWTLEQVLLAARALSLLVPDEVSP from the coding sequence ATGTCCGAGAGCGAGCTGCGTGAGTACCGCCGCCGCCACCCCCACCTCTTTCCCGAGCCGCCTGCTCCCGCCCCGGCCCCCGCGCCGTCGGCGGGCTTGCCCGCTTCGGCCACCAACGGCTACGCCAGCGAAGCCGACTTTCAGGACGCCGTCGTCCGCGCCCTCGTCGAGCGGGGCTGGACGGTCTGGCAGATGTACCGAGGCTCACAGCGCGGCGGGAGCGTGTGGGCCACCAAAGGGATTCCTGACCTCTTCGCCTTCCGCGCCCCCGGCCTGCTGCTGTGGCTGGAACTCAAGCAGCCGGGCAACAGGCCCAGTCCCGCCCAACTCGAACGCCACGAGGAACTGCGCCGCGCCGGGCTGCCGATCACGGTGGCCTGGACGCTCGAGCAGGTGCTCCTGGCCGCCCGCGCCCTTTCCCTTCTTGTCCCAGACGAGGTTTCCCCATGA
- a CDS encoding helix-turn-helix domain-containing protein has translation MSGQPEFGRILRQTRQAAGLKLYDVAEVLKVHHTYLSRIETGQERPPSNRVISLLADLYGVDRDALFVAAGRLPPELYEMAATAQGVQLLRAFQEFQRSDDPAPLSAQQRAENVRLSQQLERP, from the coding sequence GTGAGCGGGCAACCCGAGTTCGGGCGGATTCTGCGGCAGACCCGGCAAGCCGCAGGGCTGAAGCTCTACGACGTGGCTGAGGTGCTGAAGGTCCACCACACCTACCTCAGCCGCATAGAAACCGGGCAGGAGCGGCCCCCGAGCAACCGCGTGATCTCCCTGCTGGCCGACCTGTACGGCGTGGACCGTGACGCCCTGTTCGTGGCCGCTGGCCGCCTGCCGCCCGAGCTGTACGAGATGGCGGCGACGGCGCAGGGCGTGCAGCTCCTCCGGGCCTTTCAGGAGTTCCAGCGAAGCGATGACCCAGCCCCGCTTTCGGCCCAGCAGCGGGCGGAGAACGTGCGCCTGAGCCAGCAACTGGAGCGGCCATGA
- a CDS encoding 3'-5' exonuclease: MTRPDDIALDQEALALPTPEQQAQAVIDRFLDWATDPRLAVLDTETTGLGPGEQVIEIGMVDLEGRPLMNQRVRPTFPVPAGATAIHGITNEDLKDCPTFDQVWPRLWKLLQTHRVVVYNGAFDFNRIADSLNAALPGWYQGDGGPSELLQAWNALIPPMQRDGCVMEAYAPLHGEWNAWHGSYRWARLSAACAERGVDTSDLKAHSALDDARATLRLIRAAAQLTPEQLPWIGREDEA; this comes from the coding sequence ATGACCCGACCCGACGATATTGCCCTCGACCAGGAAGCCCTCGCCCTCCCCACGCCCGAGCAGCAGGCCCAGGCCGTGATCGACCGCTTCCTCGACTGGGCGACTGACCCCCGCCTCGCCGTGCTGGACACCGAGACGACGGGCCTTGGCCCCGGTGAGCAGGTCATCGAAATCGGCATGGTGGACCTTGAGGGGCGCCCGCTGATGAACCAGCGCGTCCGGCCCACCTTCCCGGTGCCTGCCGGGGCAACGGCCATTCACGGCATCACCAACGAGGACCTGAAGGACTGCCCGACCTTCGATCAGGTGTGGCCGCGCCTCTGGAAACTGCTGCAAACCCACCGCGTGGTCGTCTACAACGGCGCCTTCGACTTCAACCGCATCGCGGACAGCCTGAACGCGGCCCTGCCGGGGTGGTACCAGGGCGACGGCGGCCCCAGCGAGCTGCTCCAGGCCTGGAACGCCCTGATTCCCCCCATGCAGCGTGACGGCTGCGTCATGGAGGCCTACGCCCCGCTGCACGGCGAGTGGAACGCGTGGCACGGCTCCTACCGCTGGGCACGGCTCTCTGCCGCCTGCGCCGAGCGCGGCGTGGACACCAGCGACCTGAAAGCCCACAGCGCCCTCGACGACGCTCGCGCCACGCTGCGGCTGATTCGGGCGGCCGCGCAGCTCACGCCGGAGCAGTTGCCCTGGATCGGGCGCGAGGACGAGGCGTGA